The Jannaschia sp. GRR-S6-38 genomic interval TGAAGATGCCCAGCGCGCCGACCTGGCCCCAATCGAGCAGGGTGTAGCTGTCGATCACCTCCTGCTGCTTGAGCGCGGCGATGGCGTAGCTGTAGCCCTGGCTGCAATCCAGAAGCCCGGTGTCGAGACCCTGATAGGCGTCGTAGATCGACATCGCGACCATGTTGGCGCCGAAATCCTTGAACGTGTCGCCATAGGCGCCGACGCCGCGGACCTTCAGGCCCTCGATGTCGTCGACCGACCGGATGGCCGCGTCCTTGCAGCCGATATTCACCGCCGAGGTGGTGAAGGTGCCGATATAGACGAGGTTCTGGTCGGCCAGCTGCTGCTCGATGGCCTCGGAGGCCCGCATCAGCGCGTCGGTGGCGCGCATCCCGACCCAGGCATCGGCGTTGCGCAGCGGCAGGTCGGCGATGCCGTAGCCGATCATCTCCTGCGGGAAGTAGACGCCGATGACGGTGCCCAGATCGGCCACGCCGTCGGCGATCGAGCCCGCGGCCGCGTTCGCCTTGAAGAGCGCGCCGCCCCATTGCACGTCCACCTGAACCGCGCCGTCGGTGCGCGCCTCGAGATCGTCCACGAAGCTTTGCAGCGCGGCGGCGCGGGCGCCGCGGTTCGGGCCGGCCTCGCCCAGGATCAGCGTGGTCTGCGCGAAGGCGGCGGAGGCGGCGAGGCACAGCGCGGCCGCGGTGGTGGTCAGCAATTTCATGATGTCTCCTCCCAGAGATCCGCAATTTCACTATGCGGAACAGCGTTTCACAAACGTGACGGTAGAGAAGCCCGCCGCACGGCGCAACCGCGCCGGCGCGGGGGGGCGCCTCAGGCGGATTCGTGCAGGGTCAGGAAGGGCGCCAGCGCCTCGGGCAGCGTCGCGATGCCGAGGCCGGGGGTGTCGGGGACGGTCCAGCGTCCGGCGTAATCGCCCCCGAAGGCGTCGCGTAGCGCGTTCGGGTTCACGTCGACCTCCAAGAGGCCGTCGCCGCCCACCGCGGCCAGCAGATGCGCCGAAGCGGCCAGCCCGATCCCGCCGCCGAGGAAATGCGGGCAGTAGCGCCGGCCGGCGGCCACCGCCGCGCGCCCCACCGCGCGGCAGCCGGTGATGCCGCCCCATTTCGCGACGTCGGGCTGGATCACGGAGAGATGCCCGGCGGCGATGGCCGCGTCGAACTGCGCGCCCGCGAGGTTCTCGCCGCCCGCGAGCGGCGTGCCGCGGCGGGCGAGCCGGGCCCAGACCGCGTCCGGCGCGGTGGCGATCACCGGCTCCTCCAGCCAGGCGAGCCCGTCCACCGCGTCGAGGAAATCCGCCGCCGCATCCGCCTCCCAGGCCTGGTTCGCATCGGCCATGATCGCGATCCTGGCCTCGGCCAACAGGCGATTGACCTGCGCCGCTTCGCCCGGACCGAATCCGACCTTCACCTTGGCCGCCGGGAAGCCCGCGGCGCGGGCGGCGGCGACCATCGCGCCCGCCCGGGCGATCGGGATGCCGCTGGCATAGCAAGGTATCGCGTCGCGCGTGGCCCCCAGCATGCGCGCGAGGGGCAGGCCCCGCCGCCGCGCCGCGAGATCCCAGGCGGCGATGTCCAGCCCGGCGACGACTTGCGCGAACGGCCCCGGTTCGCCGCATTGCAGGGCACGGATGCGCGTGGCCGCGTCCAGATGGCGGAACAGCGCGGGCGGGTCGTCGAAGGCCTGCCTAATCAGCAACGGGGCCACGTCCTGCACCAGCAGGCGCACGCGATGCTCGGCGCCCGCGGCGGGCCAGTTGGCGAAGACCTCGCCCCAGCCGAAGCCGCCCTCGGCATCCTCGATCCGGACGAAGACGGCGGGCCGGTCGCGCATGATCCCGAAGGAGGTCGCGACCGGGTCGGTCAGCGGCTGGCGGAAGGCGAAGCCCTCGACCCGCGCGATCCGCAGCGGCGTCATTCGCGCAAGAGCCCCGTCAGGTAGTCGCCATAGGCGTTCTTGCCGAACATCGCCGCCCGCTGGCGCAGCGCATCGGCGTCGATCCAGCCCTGCTGGAACGCGATCTCGTCGGGGCTCCCGGCCTGCAGGCCCTGCCGCTCCTCCAGCGTGCGCACGAAATTGCCCGCATCGAGAAGCGAGCCGTGCGTGCCGGTGTCGAGCCAGGCGTAGCCCCGACCCATGGTCCGCACCGACAGCGCGCCGTCGCGCAGGTAGCTTTCCAGAAGCGCCGTGATCTCCAGCTCGCCCCGGTCGGACGGCGTGACGGCGCGCGCGCGTTCGGGCGCTGTGCCGTCGAGGAAATAGAGCCCCGTCACCGCGTAGTTCGAGGGCGCGACGGCCGGCTTCTCGACGATGCCGCGGACGCCGCCCTCGGGGTCGAACTCCAGCACGCCGTAACGCTGGGGATCGGCCACGTGATAGCCGAAGACCGTCCCGCCCTCGGGGCCGACATCGGCCATCAGGTCGGGCAGGCCGTGGCCGAAGAAGATGTTGTCGCCCAGCACCATAGCCGAGGGCGCGCCGTCGAGGAATTCCTCGGCCAGCAGATAGGCCTGCGCCAGCCCGTCGGGGCTGGGCTGTTCGACATAGTCGAGCCGCAGGCCCCATTGGGCCCCGTCGCCCAGTGTGCGGCGGAACTGGTCGCGATCCTGCGGCGTGGTGATGATCGCGATCTCGCGGATGCCGGCCAGCATCAGCACCGAGAGCGGGTAGTAGATCATCGGCTTGTCGTAGATCGGCAGGAGCTGTTTCGAGAGCCCCATGGTGATCGGGTAGAGCCGCGTGCCCGACCCGCCGGCGAGGATGATGCCCTTGCGTGTCATGGAATCTCTCCGAGGTCGTGCAGGATGTCGCGCAGGCCCGCGCGCCAGTCGGGTCGCGCCAGGCCGAAGGCGGCCTCGATCGTGCGGCAGTCGAGGCGCGAGTTGAGCGGCCGGGGCGCGGGCGTCGGGTAGTCGGCGGTCGGGATGTCGGTGACGGTACAGGCGAGGCCGGCCGTCTCGAAGATGGCGCGCGCGAAGCCCGCCCAGCTGATGTCGGGCGCGCCGGCGTAGTGATAGGTGCCAGATTGATCCGGCGCGTCCACCAGGGCCTGCGCGATGGTGGCGCAGGCGGCGGCGAGGTCGCGTGCCGGGGTCGGCCCGCCCACCTGGTCGGCCACGATGCGAAGACTGCCCCGGTCGCGGCCCAGCCGCAGCATGGTCTTCACGAAGTTCGAGCCATGCGCGCTGACCACCCAGGAGGTGCGCAGGACGGCATGCGGCCCGCCCGCGGCGCGCACCGCCGCCTCGCCCGCGAGTTTTGTGCGCCCATAGGCCGAGAGCGGGGCCGTCGACGCGTCGGGCGCGTGCGGCGCGTCGCCCGAACCGGCGAAGACGTAATCGGTCGAGACCTGGACGAAGGGGATGCCCAGCCCGGCGCAGGCCCGGGCCATGGCGGCGGGGGCGCGGGCATTGGCCAGATGCGCGCCGAATTCGTCCTCCTCCGCGGCGTCGACGGCGGTCCAGGCGGCGGCGTTGATCACGGCCGCGGGCGCGGCGCGGCGGATGGCGTCGGCGCAGCCCTCGGGATCGGTCAGATCGGCCTCCGTCCGGCCGAGGCAGCGCGTGCCCGGACGGCGCCCCAGCTCGGTGGCCAGTTGCCCGGTTCGTCCGATGACGAGGATCATCCCCCGGTCCCTAGGCGCTGGCCCACGCCCTGCCGGTCCATCAGCGGGCGCCACCAATCCTCGCGGTCGAGATACCAGTGCACGGTCCGCTCCAGCCCCGCCTCCAGCGTGACCGAGGGCCGCCAGCCCAGCTCGGCGCGGATGCGGGTCGGGTCGATGGCGTAGCGGGCGTCGTGGCCCGGGCGGTCGGCCACGAAGCGGATCAGCCGGTCATGCGGCGCGCCGTCGGGGCGCAGCCGGTCGAGGATCGCGCAGATCGCGCGGACGAGGTCGATGTTCCGGGCCTCGTTCTCGCCGCCGATATTGTAGCTGCGCCCCACCGTCCCGCGCGCCAGCACGGTCAGCAGCGCGTCGGCGTGATCCTCGACGAAGAGCCAGTCGCGCACGTTGGCGCCTTCCCCGTAGACCGGGATCGGCCGGCCGTGCAGCGCGTTCAGGATCACCACGGGAATCAGCTTCTCGGGGAAGTGATAGGGCCCGTAATTGTTGGAGCAATTGGTCAGCAACACCGGCAGGCTGTAGGTCTCGTGCCAGGCGCGGACGAGGTGGTCCGAGGCCGCCTTCGACGCCGAATAGGGGCTGCGCGGGTCGTAGGGCGTGTCCTCGGTGAACTGGCCGGTCGGTCCGAGCGAGCCGAAGACCTCGTCGGTGGAGACGTGGTGGAAGCGGAAGCCCGCAGGCCGGCCTTGTGCGATCCAGAAAGCGCGCGCGGATTCCAGCAGGTTGAAGGTGCCGGTCACGTTGGTTTCGACGAAATCGGCCGGGCCGTCGATCGAACGATCGACATGGCTTTCGGCCGCGAGATGCAGGACGGCATCGGGCGCGTGCCGGGCGAAGACCCGGTCGAGCGCCGGGCGATCGCGGATATCCGCCCGCTCGAACGCGTAGGCGGGATGTTCGGCCACTTGGGCCACGTTGCGGGGGTCGGCGGCATAGGTCATCGCGTCGAGATTGACGACGGCGTGGCCCGCCGGGATCGCGGCGCGTACCACGGCCGAGCCGATGAAGCCGCAACCGCCGGTGACGAGGATCTTCATGGCGCGTCCCAGGTGAAGGGGCTGTCGAAATCGGCGAGCGGCGGGGCGGCGCGGTCCTTGTCGGACAGGATCGGGTCGCCGGTCAGGCCCCAGTCGATGCCGCAGCTGTCCCAGCCCAGCGCGCCGTCATGCGCGGGCGAATAGGTGTCGGTGCATTTGTAGACGATCTCGGTCCCAGGTTCGCGCGTCGCGAAGCCGTGGGCGAAGCCCGGGGGGATCCAGAGCATGCGGCCATTGTCGAAGCTCAGCTCGTAGCCGACCCACTGGCCATAGTAGGGCGAGCCGCGGCGAATATCGACGGCGACGTCGAACAGCGCGCCGCGCCCGCAGCGCACGAGCTTGCCCTGCGCCCGCGGCGGGGCCTGGAAATGCAGCCCGCGCACCGTGTCGGCCTGCGCCGAGAGCGAGTGGTTGTCCTGCGCGAACTCGGCGGTGATGCCGGCGGCGGCGAAGCGGTCGCGGTTCCAGGTCTCCGAAAAGAAGCCGCGGGCGTCGCCGTGACGGACCGGGATCAGCAGCTTCACGCCCGGCAGGGCGGTGTCCTCGACGTGCATGATCCCTCGGCGTTGCGGCTCCGGCCCCATGACTAGCCGCTCGCGCTTAGGCTTTCCATAACCGCGTCGCGGCGTTTGACAGGTCGCGGGGCGGGCGGGCATGACGGCATCATGGCCGAAACCCGAACCGCGCCGCGTCACGCTCTCGTCACCGGCTCGGCCGGGTTCATCGGGCATCACGTCGCCGCGCGTCTGCTTGACGATGGCTGGCGGGTGACCGGGCTCGACGCGATGAGCGATTACTACGACCCCGCGCTCAAGCGCGCGCGCAACGCGCGGCTGGAGCCGCGGGACGGCTTCGCCTGGGTCGAGGGGCGGCTGGAGGATCCGGACGCCTTCGCGCGGGCCTGGGGGGCCGGGCCCTTCGACGCCGTCATCCATCTCGCTGCGCAGGCCGGGGTCCGGCACTCGATCGAGGCGCCGGGCGATTACGTCGATGCCAATCTGCGCGGGACATTTGCGCTGCTGGAGGCGGCGCGCCATCGACCGCCGGCGCATCTGCTGCTGGCCTCGACCTCCTCGGTCTACGGCGCGAACACGGCTATGCCCTACCGCGAGATCGACCGCGCCGATCACCAGATGTCCTTCTACGCCGCGACCAAGAAGGCCACCGAGGCGATGGCGCACAGCTACGCCCATCTCTACGGTCTGCCCACGACCATGTTCCGGTTCTTCACCGTCTACGGACCCTGGGGCCGGCCCGACATGGCGCCGTCGCTCTTCACCTCGGCGATCTTCGAGGGGCGGCCGATCAAGCTGTTCAACGGCGGTGACATGCGGCGGGACTTTACCTTCGTGGGGGACCTCGTCGAGCGGCTGGTCGCGCTGATCGACGTGCCGCCCGGCGACGCGCCGGCGGGCGATTTCGACAGCCTGAGCCCGGTCGCGCCGCACCGGATCGTCAATATCGGCACCGGCCGCCCGACCGAGCTGGCCGAGTTCGTCGCGTCGATCGAACGGGCCGCGGGCCGCGCGGCGCTTCGCGAGATGCATCCGATGCAGCCCGGCGACGTGCCTGCGACCTGGGCGGACACGACCCTGCAGGACGCGCTGATCGGGCCCCGCCAGGTCACGCCGCTGCAGACCGGCATCGACCGCTTCGTGGACTGGTTCCGCGATTATCACGGCGCCTGACCGGCCCGAGAGGGCAACGGGAACTGGACGATTTTCGCGCGGGCCGTCATGGTCCTGTCATCCAGTTGCCTCAGAGGGGCGGCGCGGAAACCGCGGGTCCGCCGAAGACGGGCCCGCAGAACAGGGAGAGAGAGATGACCAAGACCCGACTTCTGGGCGCCGTCGCGCTGGGCGCGATCGCCTTCGCCGCAGCGCCCGCCATGGCGCAGGACTGCCCGCGCGGCGATCTGGACGACCGCTATTGCGACACCGATGGCGACCTGATCGCCGACGTGCCCGCGGATCCGGCCGACCAGATCGACCCGGACACGCTGATCTTCGCCTACACCCCGGTCGAGGACCCCGCCGTCTACGCGACCGCGTGGGCCGATTTCCTGGCCTATCTGGAGGAGCAGACCGGCAAGAACGTCGAGTTCTTCCCCGTCCAGAACAACGCCGCGCAGATCGAGGCGATGCGCTCGGGCCGCCTGCATATCGCGGGCTTCAACACCGGCTCGAACCCGCTGGCGGTCAATTGCGCGGGCTTCCGGCCCTTCACTATCATGGCGGGCGAGGACGGCTCTTTCGGCTACGAGATGGAGATCATCACCCATCCGGAGAGCGGGATCGACGCCGTCGAGGACATCAAGGGCGGCCAGCTGGCCTTCACCTCCGAGACCTCGAATTCGGGCTTCAAGGCGCCCTCGGCGATCCTGAAGTCGGATTTCGACATGGAAGCGGGCGCCGATTTCGAGCCGGTCTTTTCGGGCAAGCACGACAACTCGATCCTGGGCGTCGCCAACCAGGACTACCCGGCCGCCGCCATCGCCAACTCGGTCAAGGAGCGGATGCTGGAGCGTGGCGTGGTCACCGAGGACCAGCTCAAGGTGATCTACACCTCGCAGACCTTCCCGACGACGGGATACGGCACGGTCTACAACCTGACGCCCGAGCTGCAGCAGTCGATCCGCGACGCCTTCTTCAGCTTCGAGTGGGAGGGCACGTCGCTGGAGGAGGAATTCTCCAAGAACGGCGAGGCGCAGTTCCTCGAGATGACCTACCAGGAGTTCTGGGACGTCATCCGCAAGATCGACGCCGCCAACGGCGTCAGCTACGCCTGCGAGTGATCGCGCGCGATTGACGACAGCGCGCGCGGCGGCCATGGGTCGCCGCGCGAGACATCCGGGGGGAGACGGACCATGCTGCGGCTCGAGAAGCTGGTGAAGACCTACAAGACGGGCGACCAGGCGCTGAAGGCCGTAGATCTCGAGGTGCCCTCGGGGCAGGTGCTGGCGCTGATCGGGCCCTCGGGCGCGGGCAAATCGACCCTGATCCGCTGCATCAACCGGCTGGTCGAGCCGTCCTCGGGCAAGGTCTGGCTGGCCGAGACCGAGCTGACGGGCCTGGGCCAGGGCGCGCTGCGCCGCGAACGCCGCCGGATGGGCATGATCTTCCAGGAATACGCCCTGGTCGAGCGCCTGACGGTGATGGAGAACGTGCTGTCGGGCCGGCTGGGCTATGTCGGCTTCTGGCGCTCGCTCGCCCGCCGCTTCCCGCAGAAGGACGTGGACGAGGCGTTCCGCCTTCTCGACCGCGTGGGCCTTCTGCACATGGCCGACAAGCGTGCCGACGAGCTATCGGGCGGGCAGCGCCAGCGCGTGGGCATCTGCCGCGCGCTGATCCAGGACCCCAAGCTTCTGCTGGTCGACGAGCCGACCGCCTCGCTCGACCCCAAGACCAGCCGCCAGATCATGCGGCTGATCTGCGAGCTCTGCGAGGAGCGGGGGCTGGCCGCGATCATCAACATCCACGACGTCGCGTTGGCGCAGCGCTTCGTGCAGCGCGTCATCGGCCTGCGCTTCGGCGAGATCGTCTATGACGGCCCGCCCGACGGGCTCAGCCCCGACAAGCTGACCGAGATCTACGGCGAGGAAGACTGGGAAGCGACGATCAAGAAGGACGACGAGGCGCCGGTGGAGGCCGCGGAATGAGCCATCGCGAACTCGACGACATGCTGGGCACCCGCTGGCGCAAGCCGCCTTTGGTCCAGCGCGCCTGGCTGCGCTGGGTGCTGGGGCTCGGGCTCCTGGTCTATCTCGTGCTGGCCATCGCCTCGGTCGAGGTCGACTGGGGCCGGGTCTATGATGGTCTGGACCGAGGCTGGGCCTTCGTGCTGGCCTTCACCTCGCCCGATTTCACCTCGCGCGCCTCCGACATCTGGAGCGGCATGCTGGAATCCATCGTGATGACGGTGGCGTCCTCGGTGGTGGGCATCCTGATCTCGATCCCGATCGCGCTGGGGGCCGCGCGCAACATCGCGCCGCTGCCGGTCTACATGATCTGCCGCGGCATCATCGCCGTCAGCCGCGCCCTGCAGGAGATCATCGTGGCGATCCTGCTGGTCGCGATCTTCGGCTTCGGGCCGCTGGCGGGCTTCCTGACGCTCAGCTTCGCGACCATCGGCTTTTTGTCGAAGCTGCTGGCCGAGGATATCGAGTCGATGGATCGCAGCCAGGCCGAGGCGGTCCGCGCGACCGGAGCGCGCTGGTCGCAATGGATCACCTACGGCATCCAGCCGCAGGTCATCCCCCGGCTCATCGGCCTGTCGATGTACCGGATCGACATCAATTTCCGCGAGAGCGCGATCCTCGGCCTCGTCGGCGCGGGCGGGATCGGCGCGACGCTGAACACCGCCTTCGATCGGTACGAATACGACACGGCGGCGGCCATCCTGCTGATCATCATCGGCATCGTGATGGCGCTCGAATATCTCAGCGGCATCGTCCGTGCGCGGGTGCAGTGACATGCCGGTGATCGAAACGACGGCCGGCCCCGCCTGGCGCAAGCGCACGACGGGCCAATCCATGGTCCGCTGGTTCGGATGGCTGCTGGGCCTCGCCGCCTTCCTGTGGTGCTGGGTCCGGATCTCGGAATCGACGACCTGGTTCTTCGTCTGGGACGCGCCGCGCATCGCGTCCGACATCTTCACCCGCGCCACGCCGCCGCGCTGGTCCTACATGGACAGCCTCTGGCTGCCGATCTGGGACACGATCAACATCGCCACGCTGGGCACCATGGCCGCGCTGGTCATGGCGGTTCCGGTGGCCTTCCTGGCGGCCAGCAACACCACCCCCTCGCGCGTCTTCGTGCGGCCCCTGGCGCTCCTGATCATCGTGGCGACGCGCTCGATCAACTCGCTGATCTGGGCGCTTCTGCTGATCGCGATCATCGGGCCGGGCGTCTTCGCGGGGATCTGCGCCATCGCCATCCGCTCGATCGGCTTCTGCGCCAAGCTGCTCTACGAGGCCATCGAGGAGATCGACCGCAGCCAGGTCGAGGCGATCACCGCGA includes:
- a CDS encoding C4-dicarboxylate TRAP transporter substrate-binding protein produces the protein MKLLTTTAAALCLAASAAFAQTTLILGEAGPNRGARAAALQSFVDDLEARTDGAVQVDVQWGGALFKANAAAGSIADGVADLGTVIGVYFPQEMIGYGIADLPLRNADAWVGMRATDALMRASEAIEQQLADQNLVYIGTFTTSAVNIGCKDAAIRSVDDIEGLKVRGVGAYGDTFKDFGANMVAMSIYDAYQGLDTGLLDCSQGYSYAIAALKQQEVIDSYTLLDWGQVGALGIFMNKDMHDSLDPAVQAALAEAGIAMADTLGELITADNAKAIETMREAGVEIIELDAAERDKLVAQGTRYVAQWVERANQSGLNGETLLAEYETLLTQFADERDAQGYPWER
- a CDS encoding mandelate racemase/muconate lactonizing enzyme family protein, with product MTPLRIARVEGFAFRQPLTDPVATSFGIMRDRPAVFVRIEDAEGGFGWGEVFANWPAAGAEHRVRLLVQDVAPLLIRQAFDDPPALFRHLDAATRIRALQCGEPGPFAQVVAGLDIAAWDLAARRRGLPLARMLGATRDAIPCYASGIPIARAGAMVAAARAAGFPAAKVKVGFGPGEAAQVNRLLAEARIAIMADANQAWEADAAADFLDAVDGLAWLEEPVIATAPDAVWARLARRGTPLAGGENLAGAQFDAAIAAGHLSVIQPDVAKWGGITGCRAVGRAAVAAGRRYCPHFLGGGIGLAASAHLLAAVGGDGLLEVDVNPNALRDAFGGDYAGRWTVPDTPGLGIATLPEALAPFLTLHESA
- the rfbA gene encoding glucose-1-phosphate thymidylyltransferase RfbA yields the protein MTRKGIILAGGSGTRLYPITMGLSKQLLPIYDKPMIYYPLSVLMLAGIREIAIITTPQDRDQFRRTLGDGAQWGLRLDYVEQPSPDGLAQAYLLAEEFLDGAPSAMVLGDNIFFGHGLPDLMADVGPEGGTVFGYHVADPQRYGVLEFDPEGGVRGIVEKPAVAPSNYAVTGLYFLDGTAPERARAVTPSDRGELEITALLESYLRDGALSVRTMGRGYAWLDTGTHGSLLDAGNFVRTLEERQGLQAGSPDEIAFQQGWIDADALRQRAAMFGKNAYGDYLTGLLRE
- the rfbD gene encoding dTDP-4-dehydrorhamnose reductase codes for the protein MILVIGRTGQLATELGRRPGTRCLGRTEADLTDPEGCADAIRRAAPAAVINAAAWTAVDAAEEDEFGAHLANARAPAAMARACAGLGIPFVQVSTDYVFAGSGDAPHAPDASTAPLSAYGRTKLAGEAAVRAAGGPHAVLRTSWVVSAHGSNFVKTMLRLGRDRGSLRIVADQVGGPTPARDLAAACATIAQALVDAPDQSGTYHYAGAPDISWAGFARAIFETAGLACTVTDIPTADYPTPAPRPLNSRLDCRTIEAAFGLARPDWRAGLRDILHDLGEIP
- the rfbB gene encoding dTDP-glucose 4,6-dehydratase, whose protein sequence is MKILVTGGCGFIGSAVVRAAIPAGHAVVNLDAMTYAADPRNVAQVAEHPAYAFERADIRDRPALDRVFARHAPDAVLHLAAESHVDRSIDGPADFVETNVTGTFNLLESARAFWIAQGRPAGFRFHHVSTDEVFGSLGPTGQFTEDTPYDPRSPYSASKAASDHLVRAWHETYSLPVLLTNCSNNYGPYHFPEKLIPVVILNALHGRPIPVYGEGANVRDWLFVEDHADALLTVLARGTVGRSYNIGGENEARNIDLVRAICAILDRLRPDGAPHDRLIRFVADRPGHDARYAIDPTRIRAELGWRPSVTLEAGLERTVHWYLDREDWWRPLMDRQGVGQRLGTGG
- the rfbC gene encoding dTDP-4-dehydrorhamnose 3,5-epimerase; the protein is MHVEDTALPGVKLLIPVRHGDARGFFSETWNRDRFAAAGITAEFAQDNHSLSAQADTVRGLHFQAPPRAQGKLVRCGRGALFDVAVDIRRGSPYYGQWVGYELSFDNGRMLWIPPGFAHGFATREPGTEIVYKCTDTYSPAHDGALGWDSCGIDWGLTGDPILSDKDRAAPPLADFDSPFTWDAP
- a CDS encoding NAD-dependent epimerase/dehydratase family protein, translated to MAETRTAPRHALVTGSAGFIGHHVAARLLDDGWRVTGLDAMSDYYDPALKRARNARLEPRDGFAWVEGRLEDPDAFARAWGAGPFDAVIHLAAQAGVRHSIEAPGDYVDANLRGTFALLEAARHRPPAHLLLASTSSVYGANTAMPYREIDRADHQMSFYAATKKATEAMAHSYAHLYGLPTTMFRFFTVYGPWGRPDMAPSLFTSAIFEGRPIKLFNGGDMRRDFTFVGDLVERLVALIDVPPGDAPAGDFDSLSPVAPHRIVNIGTGRPTELAEFVASIERAAGRAALREMHPMQPGDVPATWADTTLQDALIGPRQVTPLQTGIDRFVDWFRDYHGA
- the phnD gene encoding phosphate/phosphite/phosphonate ABC transporter substrate-binding protein, which translates into the protein MTKTRLLGAVALGAIAFAAAPAMAQDCPRGDLDDRYCDTDGDLIADVPADPADQIDPDTLIFAYTPVEDPAVYATAWADFLAYLEEQTGKNVEFFPVQNNAAQIEAMRSGRLHIAGFNTGSNPLAVNCAGFRPFTIMAGEDGSFGYEMEIITHPESGIDAVEDIKGGQLAFTSETSNSGFKAPSAILKSDFDMEAGADFEPVFSGKHDNSILGVANQDYPAAAIANSVKERMLERGVVTEDQLKVIYTSQTFPTTGYGTVYNLTPELQQSIRDAFFSFEWEGTSLEEEFSKNGEAQFLEMTYQEFWDVIRKIDAANGVSYACE
- the phnC gene encoding phosphonate ABC transporter ATP-binding protein gives rise to the protein MLRLEKLVKTYKTGDQALKAVDLEVPSGQVLALIGPSGAGKSTLIRCINRLVEPSSGKVWLAETELTGLGQGALRRERRRMGMIFQEYALVERLTVMENVLSGRLGYVGFWRSLARRFPQKDVDEAFRLLDRVGLLHMADKRADELSGGQRQRVGICRALIQDPKLLLVDEPTASLDPKTSRQIMRLICELCEERGLAAIINIHDVALAQRFVQRVIGLRFGEIVYDGPPDGLSPDKLTEIYGEEDWEATIKKDDEAPVEAAE
- the phnE gene encoding phosphonate ABC transporter, permease protein PhnE — protein: MSHRELDDMLGTRWRKPPLVQRAWLRWVLGLGLLVYLVLAIASVEVDWGRVYDGLDRGWAFVLAFTSPDFTSRASDIWSGMLESIVMTVASSVVGILISIPIALGAARNIAPLPVYMICRGIIAVSRALQEIIVAILLVAIFGFGPLAGFLTLSFATIGFLSKLLAEDIESMDRSQAEAVRATGARWSQWITYGIQPQVIPRLIGLSMYRIDINFRESAILGLVGAGGIGATLNTAFDRYEYDTAAAILLIIIGIVMALEYLSGIVRARVQ
- the phnE gene encoding phosphonate ABC transporter, permease protein PhnE, whose amino-acid sequence is MPVIETTAGPAWRKRTTGQSMVRWFGWLLGLAAFLWCWVRISESTTWFFVWDAPRIASDIFTRATPPRWSYMDSLWLPIWDTINIATLGTMAALVMAVPVAFLAASNTTPSRVFVRPLALLIIVATRSINSLIWALLLIAIIGPGVFAGICAIAIRSIGFCAKLLYEAIEEIDRSQVEAITATGGSRWQVMAFGIVPQIAPAFAGIAVFRWDINIRESTVLGLVGAGGIGLQLQASLNTLAWPQVSLILLVILFAVVISEWVSAKVRGAII